The Temnothorax longispinosus isolate EJ_2023e chromosome 4, Tlon_JGU_v1, whole genome shotgun sequence genome has a window encoding:
- the Art1 gene encoding protein arginine N-methyltransferase 1 isoform X3, translating to MSEMESMDIAAEPTTVNKNASVPSCRESVSVDDMTSRDYYFDSYAHYGIHEEMLKDEVRTVTYRNSMYHNKHLFKGKTVLDIGCGTGILSMFAAKAGAAKVIGIECSNIVEYAEKIVEANNLSNVITILKGKVEEVSLPDGIEKVDIIISEWMGYCLFYESMLDTVLFARDKWLREDGMLFPDKATLFICGIEDRQYKDEKINWWDDVYGFDMSSIRKVAISEPLVDVVDPKQVVTNACLIKEVDLYTVTKADLEFSSPFTLQVRRNDYVQALVTFFNIEFTKCHKRIGFSTAPEVPYTHWKQTVFYFDEYMTVKKGEEIYGVFSMRPNARNYRDLDFSIELDFKGELCQVHETNNYRMR from the coding sequence atgTCAGAAATGGAGTCCATGGACATAGCAGCAGAGCCTACTACTGTGAATAAGAATGCTAGTGTACCATCCTGCAGAGAATCTGTATCTGTCGATGACATGACCTCGAGGGATTACTATTTTGATTCCTATGCTCATTATGGAATACATGAAGAAATGCTAAAGGATGAAGTACGCACCGTGACTTATCGAAACTCAATGTATCATAACAAACATCTCTTCAAAGGAAAGACAGTTCTCGATATCGGCTGTGGCACCGGTATTCTCTCCATGTTTGCAGCTAAAGCTGGTGCAGCTAAAGTCATTGGTATCGAATGCTCTAATATTGTTGAGTATGCAGAGAAGATAGTGGAGGCAAATAATCTGTCCAATGTTATAACGATACTTAAGGGGAAAGTCGAAGAGGTTTCATTGCCTGACGGAATAGAAAAggttgatataataatatccgaATGGATGGGCTACTGTTTGTTTTACGAATCGATGTTGGATACAGTACTCTTTGCCAGAGACAAGTGGCTCCGCGAAGATGGTATGCTCTTCCCTGATAAAGCGACTCTATTCATTTGTGGAATCGAAGATAGACAATATAAAGACGAAAAGATCAATTGGTGGGATGATGTGTATGGATTTGACATGAGTAGCATAAGGAAGGTGGCTATCAGCGAACCGCTAGTAGATGTCGTCGATCCAAAGCAAGTCGTCACAAATGCATGCCTAATCAAAGAAGTTGACCTTTACACAGTGACGAAGGCCGATCTTGAATTTTCGTCGCCGTTTACCCTTCAAGTTCGCAGAAACGACTATGTCCAAGCTCTAGTTACGTTCTTCAACATCGAATTCACCAAGTGCCACAAACGTATTGGCTTCAGTACCGCACCCGAAGTGCCATATACACATTGGAAGCAAACTGTCTTTTACTTCGATGAATACATGACTGTGAAGAAGGGAGAAGAAATATATGGCGTATTCTCGATGAGGCCCAATGCCAGGAATTACAGGGATCTGGATTTCAGCATCGAGTTAGACTTTAAAGGCGAATTGTGCCAAGTCCACGAAACTAATAACTATCGTATGCGCTGA
- the Art1 gene encoding protein arginine N-methyltransferase 1 isoform X1 produces MLVTGLRDDPVVCCDAVKMATSDEVPVEIKQSRACITENSMSEMESMDIAAEPTTVNKNASVPSCRESVSVDDMTSRDYYFDSYAHYGIHEEMLKDEVRTVTYRNSMYHNKHLFKGKTVLDIGCGTGILSMFAAKAGAAKVIGIECSNIVEYAEKIVEANNLSNVITILKGKVEEVSLPDGIEKVDIIISEWMGYCLFYESMLDTVLFARDKWLREDGMLFPDKATLFICGIEDRQYKDEKINWWDDVYGFDMSSIRKVAISEPLVDVVDPKQVVTNACLIKEVDLYTVTKADLEFSSPFTLQVRRNDYVQALVTFFNIEFTKCHKRIGFSTAPEVPYTHWKQTVFYFDEYMTVKKGEEIYGVFSMRPNARNYRDLDFSIELDFKGELCQVHETNNYRMR; encoded by the exons ATGCTAGTGACGGGCCTGAGAGATGATCCGGTCGTCTGCTGTGACGCAGTCAAAATGGCGACGAGTGATGAAGTGCCGGTAGAAATCAAGCAGAGTCGCGCGTGTATCACGGAGAATTCG atgTCAGAAATGGAGTCCATGGACATAGCAGCAGAGCCTACTACTGTGAATAAGAATGCTAGTGTACCATCCTGCAGAGAATCTGTATCTGTCGATGACATGACCTCGAGGGATTACTATTTTGATTCCTATGCTCATTATGGAATACATGAAGAAATGCTAAAGGATGAAGTACGCACCGTGACTTATCGAAACTCAATGTATCATAACAAACATCTCTTCAAAGGAAAGACAGTTCTCGATATCGGCTGTGGCACCGGTATTCTCTCCATGTTTGCAGCTAAAGCTGGTGCAGCTAAAGTCATTGGTATCGAATGCTCTAATATTGTTGAGTATGCAGAGAAGATAGTGGAGGCAAATAATCTGTCCAATGTTATAACGATACTTAAGGGGAAAGTCGAAGAGGTTTCATTGCCTGACGGAATAGAAAAggttgatataataatatccgaATGGATGGGCTACTGTTTGTTTTACGAATCGATGTTGGATACAGTACTCTTTGCCAGAGACAAGTGGCTCCGCGAAGATGGTATGCTCTTCCCTGATAAAGCGACTCTATTCATTTGTGGAATCGAAGATAGACAATATAAAGACGAAAAGATCAATTGGTGGGATGATGTGTATGGATTTGACATGAGTAGCATAAGGAAGGTGGCTATCAGCGAACCGCTAGTAGATGTCGTCGATCCAAAGCAAGTCGTCACAAATGCATGCCTAATCAAAGAAGTTGACCTTTACACAGTGACGAAGGCCGATCTTGAATTTTCGTCGCCGTTTACCCTTCAAGTTCGCAGAAACGACTATGTCCAAGCTCTAGTTACGTTCTTCAACATCGAATTCACCAAGTGCCACAAACGTATTGGCTTCAGTACCGCACCCGAAGTGCCATATACACATTGGAAGCAAACTGTCTTTTACTTCGATGAATACATGACTGTGAAGAAGGGAGAAGAAATATATGGCGTATTCTCGATGAGGCCCAATGCCAGGAATTACAGGGATCTGGATTTCAGCATCGAGTTAGACTTTAAAGGCGAATTGTGCCAAGTCCACGAAACTAATAACTATCGTATGCGCTGA
- the Rab1 gene encoding ras-related protein Rab-1A, whose translation MSTMNPEYDYLFKLLLIGDSGVGKSCLLLRFADDTYTESYISTIGVDFKIRTIDLDGKTIKLQIWDTAGQERFRTITSSYYRGAHGIIVVYDCTDQETFNNVKQWLEEIDRYACDNVNKLLVGNKCDLHTKKVVDYTTAKEYADQLGIPFLETSAKNAMNVEQAFMTMAAEIKLRVGPPSSGASDPANKVKIEHGRPIESSKSGCC comes from the exons ATGTCCACGATGAATCCCGAGTA tgATTATCTGTTTAAACTGCTTCTAATCGGAGATTCTGGCGTTGGAAAATCCTGTCTCTTGTTGCGCTTCGCCGATGACACATATACGGAAAGTTATATCAGTACCATTGGCGTGGATTTTAAGATTCGAACTATTGATCTAGATGggaaaacgataaaattacaaatttggGATACAGCAGGTCAAGAACGGTTCAGAACAATTACGAGTTCTTACTACCGAGGTGCACACGGTATTATTGTTGTTTACGACTGCACGGATCAGGAGACTTTTAACAATGTAAAACAGTGGTTGGAAGAAATCGATCGTTATGCCTGTGATAACGTCAATAAGCTGTTAGTTGGCAATAAATGTGATCTACATACTAAGAAAGTGGTAGATTATACAACGGCCAAG GAATATGCCGATCAACTCGGCATACCATTTTTGGAAACGTCGGCAAAAAATGCGATGAACGTAGAGCAAGCTTTTATGACAATGGCCGCTGAAATAAAACTTAGAGTGGGCCCACCATCGAGCGGAGCGAGCGATCCAGCCAACAAGGTGAAGATAGAACACGGGCGTCCAATCGAATCTTCTAAATCCGGATGCTGCTGA
- the Sec10 gene encoding exocyst complex component 5 encodes MMQQYMKELEQDPFDPEEFVERLAWRTVNDNTKDGGKTFFDPVIVHETFLQAIKDLQILQERQQKKCDKLEATLKEEEARHTFEILELQERNRHSIDLFHQLDERINLVATKVLHLGDQLESVNTPRARAVEAQKLMRHFSEFLSPGPLTDPIFTDKSSLNDAADVIQKLHLIAQELPSEKFEHAKKKIGVKYDEIERNLIEEFVRAHNREDAPRMRELASTLAHFKGYSQCIDAFIEQSQMGSFGGKDVFQDVIPMCTKYHKLMQQVFSNPEQVMAKFVLNIYHLRLQKYAVAKLADKNDSEKYLRNLYDLYTRTVKLSNDLKVFNMGADETYLAKLTRNIFQKYLDTYISIETKAFREKSATLLIEYYESKNHQKKQLQMGGFQELRRDLQAVLGARTNINIAQIEDHGGETFLSEELAIAILQRSKLAFQRCQLLSQSIDVPGNALQILEILLQYLISEHVDYALELGLQSVPIPESRTQPEIHFFNVVHQCNAIVRLLEEQFNDSVLPLVISTSKHADCLLKKKAILEQIDVKLDTGLDRSINAIVGWVKVYLQSEQKKTDFKPETDVDTVNTPACLVVVQYVSGMIRLIRNTLDGRHLDTALKELGIRFHKIIYDHLQQFQFNSAGAMCAICDMNEYRKCIKELEVEFVTNLFDTLHALCNLLLVKPENLKQVCTGDQLMTLDRTVLLNFIQLRTDYKTQKLANCLKGITT; translated from the exons ATGATGCAGCAATACATGAAGGAATTGGAGCAG GATCCATTTGACCCTGAAGAATTTGTCGAAAGATTAGCTTGGAGAACTGTCAATGACAACACGAAAGATGGAGGAAAGACGTTTTTTGATCCGGTCATCGTCCATGAAACTTTTTTGCAAGCAATTAAAGACTTACAGATACTACAGGAACGTCAGCAAAAGAAATGTGACAAGTTGGAGGCCACGTTGAAAGAAGAGGAAGCTCGACATACATTTGAGATATTAGAATTACAGGAGAGGAATAGACATTCTATCGATTTGTTTCATCAGTTAGATGAAAGAATAAATCTCGTGGCGACTAAAGTTTTACATCTGGGGGATCAGTTAGAAAGTGTCAATACACCAAGGGCAAGAGCGGTTGAGGCTCAAAAATTGATGAGACACTTCTCAGAATTTTTAAGCCCTGGTCCATTGACGGATCCAATTTTTACAGATAAGTCGTCG TTAAACGATGCTGCAGATGTGATACAGAAGCTCCATCTCATAGCCCAAGAACTTCCCTCTGAGAAATTTGAACATgccaagaaaaaaattggtgTCAAGTATGATGAGATAGAACGTAATCTAATCGAGGAATTTGTAAGAGCGCACAACAGGGAAGATGCGCCGCGTATGAGAGAATTGGCAAGCACCTTGGCACATTTCAAGGGCTACTCACAGTGCATTGACGCGTTCATAGAACAAAGTCAAATGGGTTCTTTTGGTGGGAAAGACGTCTTTCAAGACGTCATACCTATGTGTACAAAGTATCACAAGCTTATGCAACAGGTGTTCTCTAATCCTGAACAAGTGATGGCTAAGTTTGTTTTAAACATATACCATCTGCGCCTTCAAAAATATGCGGTGGCCAAGTTAGCTGACAAAAACGATTCcgaaaaatatctcagaaaccTATATGATCTGTACACAAGGACAGTCAAACTGTCCAATGATCTAAAGGTCTTCAATATGGGCGCTGACGAAACGTATCTTGCCAAGCTTACAAGAAATatctttcagaaatatttagaTACTTATATTAG TATTGAAACGAAGGCATTTCGAGAAAAGTCAGCAACGTTGCTTATAGAGTACTACGAATCTAAGAATCATCAGAAGAAACAGTTGCAAATGGGTGGCTTTCAAGAACTACGTAGAGACTTACAGGCTGTACTAGGTGCAAGAACGAATATAAACATTGCTCAAATAGAAGATCACGGAGGCGAGACATTTCTATCAGAAGAACTAGCGATCGCGATACTACAAAGAAGCAAACTCGCATTTCAAAGATGTCAATTACTTTCGCAGTCTATTGATGTACCTGGAAATGCATTACAGATCttggaaatattattacaatatttaataagcgAGCATGTAGACTACGCGTTGGAATTGGGTTTACAAAGTGTACCAATACCAGAGAGCAGGACTCAACCAGAGATTCATTTCTTTAACGTAGTGCATCAGTGTAATGCGATTGTTCGACTCTTGGAGGAACAGTTCAACGATAGTGTACTGCCTCTTGTTAT ttccaCATCCAAACACGCCGATTGTTTGTTGAAGAAGAAAGCGATATTAGAACAAATAGACGTCAAATTAGACACCGGCTTGGATCGCAGCATAAATGCTATTGTAGGCTGGGTAAAGGTGTATTTACAAAGCGAACAAAAAAAGACTGATTTTAAGCCGGAAACAGACGTAGATACTGTGAATACTCCAGCTTGTTTAGTCGTGGTACAATACGTGAGCGGAATGATACGACTGATACGAAATACTTTGGACGGCAGGCATTTAGATACCGCTCTCAAGGAATTAGGAATTAGATTCCACAAAATCATTTACGATCATTTGCAGCAATTTCAGTTTAATTCCGCCGGTGCTATGTGCGCGATATGCGACATGAACGAATATCGCAAGTGCATTAAGGAACTTGAGGTTGAATTTGTTACGAATCTCTTTGATACTCTGCACGCCTTGTGCAACTTACTATTGGTTAAACcggaaaatttgaaacaagTTTGCACGGGAGATCAACTG aTGACGCTCGATCGTACCGTTctacttaattttattcaattaaggaCTGATTACAAGACACAGAAGTTAGCCAATTGTCTAAAAGGTATAACAACATAG
- the Art1 gene encoding protein arginine N-methyltransferase 1 isoform X2 has protein sequence MNSIMSEMESMDIAAEPTTVNKNASVPSCRESVSVDDMTSRDYYFDSYAHYGIHEEMLKDEVRTVTYRNSMYHNKHLFKGKTVLDIGCGTGILSMFAAKAGAAKVIGIECSNIVEYAEKIVEANNLSNVITILKGKVEEVSLPDGIEKVDIIISEWMGYCLFYESMLDTVLFARDKWLREDGMLFPDKATLFICGIEDRQYKDEKINWWDDVYGFDMSSIRKVAISEPLVDVVDPKQVVTNACLIKEVDLYTVTKADLEFSSPFTLQVRRNDYVQALVTFFNIEFTKCHKRIGFSTAPEVPYTHWKQTVFYFDEYMTVKKGEEIYGVFSMRPNARNYRDLDFSIELDFKGELCQVHETNNYRMR, from the exons ATGAACAGCATT atgTCAGAAATGGAGTCCATGGACATAGCAGCAGAGCCTACTACTGTGAATAAGAATGCTAGTGTACCATCCTGCAGAGAATCTGTATCTGTCGATGACATGACCTCGAGGGATTACTATTTTGATTCCTATGCTCATTATGGAATACATGAAGAAATGCTAAAGGATGAAGTACGCACCGTGACTTATCGAAACTCAATGTATCATAACAAACATCTCTTCAAAGGAAAGACAGTTCTCGATATCGGCTGTGGCACCGGTATTCTCTCCATGTTTGCAGCTAAAGCTGGTGCAGCTAAAGTCATTGGTATCGAATGCTCTAATATTGTTGAGTATGCAGAGAAGATAGTGGAGGCAAATAATCTGTCCAATGTTATAACGATACTTAAGGGGAAAGTCGAAGAGGTTTCATTGCCTGACGGAATAGAAAAggttgatataataatatccgaATGGATGGGCTACTGTTTGTTTTACGAATCGATGTTGGATACAGTACTCTTTGCCAGAGACAAGTGGCTCCGCGAAGATGGTATGCTCTTCCCTGATAAAGCGACTCTATTCATTTGTGGAATCGAAGATAGACAATATAAAGACGAAAAGATCAATTGGTGGGATGATGTGTATGGATTTGACATGAGTAGCATAAGGAAGGTGGCTATCAGCGAACCGCTAGTAGATGTCGTCGATCCAAAGCAAGTCGTCACAAATGCATGCCTAATCAAAGAAGTTGACCTTTACACAGTGACGAAGGCCGATCTTGAATTTTCGTCGCCGTTTACCCTTCAAGTTCGCAGAAACGACTATGTCCAAGCTCTAGTTACGTTCTTCAACATCGAATTCACCAAGTGCCACAAACGTATTGGCTTCAGTACCGCACCCGAAGTGCCATATACACATTGGAAGCAAACTGTCTTTTACTTCGATGAATACATGACTGTGAAGAAGGGAGAAGAAATATATGGCGTATTCTCGATGAGGCCCAATGCCAGGAATTACAGGGATCTGGATTTCAGCATCGAGTTAGACTTTAAAGGCGAATTGTGCCAAGTCCACGAAACTAATAACTATCGTATGCGCTGA